One Corallococcus exiguus DNA segment encodes these proteins:
- a CDS encoding arginine repressor codes for MNLDDAILQLISLQDVPDQFVLQSLLEEAGHTPSQSTLSRRLKKLSVQKVNGRYQRAEPPVVTVPLAPKVTIIEAPPNMLVLKTAPGYAQIFGLALDREAVEGLAGTVAGDDTIFIAVRDPSYLRDVREAVEELIQRGP; via the coding sequence ATGAACCTGGACGACGCCATCCTTCAGCTCATCTCCCTCCAGGACGTGCCGGATCAGTTCGTCCTGCAGTCGTTGCTCGAAGAGGCGGGGCACACGCCCAGCCAGTCCACGCTGTCGCGGCGGCTGAAGAAGCTGAGCGTGCAGAAGGTGAACGGGCGCTACCAGCGCGCCGAGCCGCCGGTGGTGACCGTGCCGCTCGCGCCGAAGGTGACGATCATCGAGGCGCCGCCCAACATGCTGGTGCTGAAGACTGCGCCCGGCTACGCGCAGATCTTCGGGCTGGCGCTGGACCGCGAGGCGGTGGAGGGTCTGGCGGGCACGGTGGCGGGTGACGACACCATCTTCATCGCGGTGAGGGATCCGTCGTACCTGCGGGACGTGCGCGAGGCGGTGGAGGAGCTCATCCAGCGCGGCCCGTGA
- a CDS encoding M20/M25/M40 family metallo-hydrolase, producing MNPAALLTALVATPSVSGDEARIADLVAGHAESWGARVHRQGHNVWFSVGSGPKRLLVNSHLDTVKPCAGWNTEPHEAVWKDDTLYGLGANDAKGCVTAMLLTAKALLEEGAPKGVECVFALTAEEETGGKGLGPLLSTLGPLDAAIVGEPTSLKPCTAQRGMLLLRCVAHGKSGHVAHAHTGGLDNAILKAARDIQAVSALRFPAHPLLGEARAQVTQVSGGLARNQVPDRCEFFVDLRTTPGMDHAKVAEDVGQALESEVVVHSARYLPKGTDASHPLVRAAVVASGQDTVGSSTTSDWAFLGDIPAVKVGPGDTLRSHQANEYLTRAELEAGLAFYRRLLHGYAGEVSRG from the coding sequence TTGAACCCCGCCGCGCTGCTCACCGCGCTGGTCGCCACGCCCAGCGTCTCCGGCGACGAGGCCCGCATCGCGGACCTCGTCGCGGGCCATGCGGAGTCCTGGGGTGCCCGCGTGCACCGCCAGGGCCACAACGTGTGGTTCAGCGTGGGCAGCGGGCCGAAGCGCCTGCTCGTCAACTCGCACCTGGACACGGTGAAGCCGTGCGCCGGGTGGAACACGGAGCCGCACGAGGCCGTGTGGAAGGACGACACGCTCTACGGCCTGGGCGCCAACGACGCCAAGGGCTGCGTCACCGCCATGCTCCTCACCGCGAAGGCGCTCCTGGAGGAAGGCGCGCCGAAGGGTGTGGAGTGCGTCTTCGCGCTCACCGCCGAGGAGGAGACGGGCGGCAAGGGGCTGGGGCCGCTCTTGTCCACGCTGGGGCCGCTGGACGCCGCCATCGTGGGCGAGCCCACGTCGCTCAAGCCCTGCACGGCGCAGCGGGGCATGCTGCTCTTGCGCTGCGTGGCGCACGGCAAGAGCGGTCACGTGGCGCACGCTCACACGGGTGGGTTGGACAACGCCATCCTCAAGGCGGCCCGGGACATCCAGGCCGTGTCCGCGCTGCGCTTCCCCGCGCACCCGCTGCTGGGTGAGGCGCGAGCGCAGGTGACGCAGGTGTCCGGAGGACTGGCGCGCAACCAGGTGCCGGACCGGTGCGAGTTCTTCGTGGACCTGCGCACGACGCCGGGCATGGACCACGCGAAGGTGGCGGAGGACGTGGGGCAGGCGCTGGAGAGTGAAGTGGTGGTGCACTCCGCGCGCTACCTGCCCAAGGGCACGGACGCGTCGCACCCGCTGGTGCGCGCGGCGGTGGTGGCGTCGGGCCAGGACACGGTGGGCTCCAGCACCACGTCCGACTGGGCGTTCCTGGGAGACATCCCGGCGGTGAAGGTGGGCCCGGGCGACACGCTGCGGAGCCACCAGGCGAACGAGTACCTCACGCGCGCGGAGCTGGAGGCGGGGCTCGCGTTCTATCGACGACTGCTGCACGGCTATGCCGGGGAGGTGTCGCGTGGCTGA
- a CDS encoding N-acetylornithine carbamoyltransferase, which produces MKHVTRIQDLGPEGVEAVLSQAAAWKLKDPGHIFPGKLLGMVFFNPSLRTRTSFEAVMLRAGGHAIVLDVGSGVWKLEDRPGAVMNADRAEHIKEASPVLSRFVDMLGIRTFSQGGGDEEDEADPVINAFRKWATVPVVSMESAREHPCQGLADALTLRETFGTTKKLPVTLTWAPHIKPLPKAVPNSFLLSAAAAGCEVRVAHPPGFDLHPAVRAEAEAYAKATGGSITYTHDQDEALVGSRAVYAKSWGPTAQTASTPTDVAALLASYSGWMPTRRHMGKAAKDAAFLHCLPVRRNVEVADEVLDHASSRVVDEAGNRYHVQRALLAWMRGG; this is translated from the coding sequence ATGAAGCATGTCACCCGCATTCAGGACCTGGGCCCGGAAGGCGTCGAGGCGGTCCTCTCGCAGGCGGCCGCGTGGAAGCTGAAGGATCCGGGCCACATCTTCCCGGGGAAGCTCCTGGGCATGGTGTTCTTCAACCCGTCCCTGCGCACGCGCACGTCCTTCGAGGCGGTGATGCTGCGCGCGGGCGGGCACGCCATCGTGCTCGACGTGGGCTCTGGCGTGTGGAAGCTGGAGGACCGGCCCGGCGCGGTGATGAACGCGGACCGCGCGGAGCACATCAAGGAGGCGTCGCCTGTCCTGTCGCGCTTCGTGGACATGCTCGGCATCCGCACCTTCTCCCAGGGTGGCGGTGACGAGGAGGACGAGGCCGACCCCGTCATCAACGCCTTCCGCAAGTGGGCCACCGTGCCGGTGGTGAGCATGGAGTCCGCGCGCGAGCACCCCTGCCAGGGTCTGGCGGACGCGCTCACCCTGCGCGAGACGTTCGGCACCACGAAGAAGCTGCCGGTGACGCTCACCTGGGCGCCGCACATCAAGCCGCTGCCCAAGGCCGTGCCGAACTCCTTCCTCCTGTCCGCGGCGGCCGCGGGCTGCGAGGTGCGCGTGGCGCATCCTCCGGGCTTCGACCTGCACCCGGCCGTGCGCGCGGAGGCGGAGGCGTACGCCAAGGCCACCGGCGGCAGCATCACGTACACGCACGACCAGGACGAGGCGCTGGTCGGCAGCCGCGCCGTGTACGCGAAGTCCTGGGGCCCCACCGCGCAGACGGCGAGCACGCCCACGGACGTGGCGGCGCTGCTCGCGTCGTACTCGGGCTGGATGCCCACGCGCCGGCACATGGGGAAGGCCGCGAAGGACGCGGCGTTCCTGCACTGCCTGCCCGTGCGCCGCAACGTGGAGGTCGCCGACGAGGTGTTGGATCACGCCAGCAGCCGCGTCGTGGATGAGGCGGGCAACCGCTACCACGTGCAGCGCGCCCTCCTGGCCTGGATGCGCGGCGGCTGA
- a CDS encoding NADPH-dependent F420 reductase, giving the protein MKIGIIGAGFIGGTLARRWTQLGHEVSIANSRGPDTLRDLAKETGAKAVTVEEAAKAGEVVVVTIPQKAIPDLPKGLFANVPKDVVIIDTGNYYPVRDGSIPELENGKVESEWVASLIGRPVIKAFNNIFFQSLLEKGLPKGTPGRVALPIAGDPPEHRAKVLKLVEELGFDGIDAGSIADSWRQQPGTPVYTHDFDASGVKKALAEAERSRLPEYRKKADDSLRAFFASQG; this is encoded by the coding sequence ATGAAGATCGGAATCATTGGCGCGGGATTCATCGGTGGAACCCTGGCTCGGCGGTGGACGCAGCTGGGCCATGAAGTGTCCATCGCGAACTCACGCGGACCGGACACGCTGCGCGACCTCGCGAAGGAGACGGGCGCGAAGGCCGTCACGGTCGAAGAGGCGGCGAAGGCCGGCGAAGTCGTCGTCGTGACCATCCCCCAGAAGGCAATCCCTGACCTGCCGAAGGGCCTGTTCGCGAACGTGCCGAAGGACGTCGTGATCATCGACACGGGCAACTACTACCCCGTGCGCGACGGCAGCATCCCGGAGCTGGAGAACGGCAAGGTGGAGAGCGAGTGGGTCGCCTCGCTCATCGGCCGCCCCGTCATCAAGGCCTTCAACAACATCTTCTTCCAGAGCCTCCTGGAGAAGGGCCTGCCGAAGGGCACGCCCGGCCGGGTGGCGCTGCCCATCGCGGGGGATCCGCCCGAGCACCGCGCGAAGGTGCTCAAGCTCGTGGAGGAGCTGGGCTTCGACGGCATCGACGCGGGAAGCATCGCCGATTCGTGGCGCCAGCAGCCCGGCACGCCTGTCTACACCCACGACTTCGACGCGTCGGGCGTGAAGAAGGCCCTCGCCGAGGCAGAGCGCTCGCGCCTGCCGGAGTACCGCAAGAAGGCCGACGACTCGCTGCGGGCCTTCTTCGCGTCGCAAGGCTGA
- a CDS encoding 2'-5' RNA ligase family protein, which translates to MSRTPWRQRSRSSPSAPPPTLRFTKLRSLGRGMAVDVEAPGLTPVHRELSRAYVEWLTPQDRQPFRPHVTLMNKATVEEAKAALAELGAGWSAFDSHSPALLLWRYLGGPWESVRRFPFTGRAG; encoded by the coding sequence ATGAGCAGGACGCCGTGGAGGCAGCGCTCGAGGTCGTCACCGAGCGCCCCCCCGCCCACGCTGCGCTTCACGAAGTTGCGGAGCCTGGGACGCGGCATGGCGGTGGACGTGGAAGCCCCCGGCCTCACGCCCGTGCACCGCGAGCTCTCCCGCGCCTACGTGGAGTGGCTCACGCCGCAGGACCGTCAGCCCTTCCGGCCCCACGTCACGCTGATGAACAAGGCCACCGTGGAGGAGGCGAAGGCCGCGCTCGCGGAGCTGGGCGCGGGCTGGTCCGCCTTCGACTCGCACTCGCCCGCGCTGCTGCTCTGGCGCTACCTCGGCGGCCCGTGGGAGTCCGTGCGCCGCTTCCCGTTCACGGGCCGCGCTGGATGA
- the argB gene encoding acetylglutamate kinase, with protein sequence MPLSPDPYAALRNAAKYVKQFRSKTFVVKLGGAVLTDPRTRKTACEQIALLWAFSIRPVVVHGGGPELDALCDALHLPIEKVAGRRITSAPVLDAAKMVLAGKLHTDLLADLQAAGVPAVGLSGVDAGLIKARKRPPVLVTEPGETQGRMVDYGLVGDIESVDTRVVEHLRSADYVPVIAPLSGGQDGAVYNTNADTVAAALAAALHAEKLFFMVEVPGLLKDVSDPSSLISLATLSDLASLEAEGRLTGGMRPKAHAMRHALVGGVGSVHLVSGKQSDALLEEVFTNEGSGTMVVREHPVKHGEAKG encoded by the coding sequence GTGCCTTTGTCTCCCGACCCGTACGCCGCGCTTCGCAACGCGGCGAAGTACGTGAAGCAGTTCCGCAGCAAGACCTTCGTCGTGAAGCTGGGCGGAGCCGTGCTGACGGATCCGCGCACCCGCAAGACGGCGTGCGAGCAGATCGCACTCCTGTGGGCCTTCTCCATCCGCCCCGTCGTGGTGCACGGCGGCGGTCCGGAACTGGACGCGCTCTGTGACGCCCTGCACCTGCCCATCGAGAAGGTGGCCGGCCGCCGCATCACCTCCGCGCCCGTGCTGGACGCGGCGAAGATGGTGCTGGCGGGCAAGCTGCACACGGACCTGCTCGCGGACCTCCAGGCCGCGGGTGTGCCCGCGGTGGGCCTGTCCGGCGTGGACGCGGGCCTCATCAAGGCGCGCAAGCGCCCGCCCGTGCTGGTGACGGAGCCCGGCGAGACTCAAGGGCGCATGGTGGACTACGGCCTCGTGGGCGACATCGAGTCCGTGGACACGCGCGTCGTGGAGCACCTGCGCTCCGCCGACTACGTGCCCGTCATCGCCCCGCTGTCGGGCGGCCAGGACGGCGCCGTGTACAACACCAACGCGGACACGGTGGCGGCGGCCCTCGCGGCGGCGCTGCATGCGGAAAAGCTGTTCTTCATGGTGGAGGTGCCGGGGCTCCTCAAGGACGTCTCCGACCCGTCGTCGCTCATCTCGCTGGCCACGCTGTCGGACCTGGCGTCGCTGGAGGCCGAAGGCCGGCTCACGGGCGGCATGCGTCCCAAGGCGCACGCCATGCGCCACGCGCTCGTGGGCGGCGTGGGCAGCGTGCACCTGGTGAGCGGCAAGCAGTCCGATGCGCTGTTGGAGGAGGTCTTCACCAACGAGGGCAGCGGCACCATGGTCGTGCGCGAGCACCCGGTGAAGCACGGCGAGGCCAAGGGTTGA